From Salvia splendens isolate huo1 chromosome 16, SspV2, whole genome shotgun sequence, a single genomic window includes:
- the LOC121770915 gene encoding transmembrane protein 184B-like isoform X1, with product MGPIFYILIALPCTIGAITLALHHIYNHLLNYTEPTYQRYIVRIIFMVPVYALMSFLSLILNKQAIYFNSVREIYEAWVIYNFLSLCLAWVGGPGAVVLSLTGKVLKPNWCLMTCCFPPIALDGRFIRRCKQGCLQFVILKPILVTVTFILYAKGKYQDGNFNPRQSFLYLTIIYTISYSVALYALALFYVACKDLLKPFNPVPKFIMIKSVVFLTYWQGVLVFLAAKSKLIKNTEEAAEFQNFIICVEMLIAAAGHLFAFPYKEYAGANIGANRGFAASFAHALNISDFYHDTVHQFAPTYHDYVLYNHGDGDEGTTKYRARTFVPTGPEMDTVRRNKANPGNKSDDVNSPSSVGTTQNSGGNTKLEALGSSSLLRSEANSVDLPYELSLMDVDFSNYPKKEEPAANQAGKR from the exons ATGGGGCCTATATTTTACATATTGATAGCATTGCCTTGTACAATAGGGGCAATAACACTAGCACTTCACCACATTTACAACCATTTACTGAATTATACTGAGCCAACATATCAGAGATACATTGTCCGCATTATCTTCATGGTTCCT GTATACGCTTTGATGTCTTTCTTGTCCTTGATCCTGAACAAACAAGCAATATACTTCAATTCAGTCAGAGAAAT ATATGAAGCTTGGGTCATTTATAATTTCCTTTCGCTATGCCTAGCATGGGTAGGTGGTCCAGGTGCTGTTGTACTAAGTTTAACTGGAAAAGTTCTGAAACCAAATTGGTGTTTAATGACATGCTGCTTCCCCCCTATTGCATTGGATGG GCGCTTTATACGAAGGTGCAAACAGGGGTGTTTGCAATTTGTGATCCTCAAACCCATCCTAGTCACAGTTACTTTTATACTATATGCAAAAGGGAAGTATCAAGACGGGAATTTCAACCCAAGGCAATCCTTTCTCTACCTCACCATAATCTACACAATATCATACTCTGTGGCACTGTATGCATTGGCCTTGTTTTATGTGGCCTGCAAAGATTTGCTGAAGCCTTTCAATCCAGTGCCAAAGTTCATCATGATCAAATCTGTCGTATTCCTTACATATTGGCAG GGTGTGTTGGTTTTTCTTGCTGCAAAATCCAAGTTAATTAAAAATACAGAGGAAGCTGCAGAATTTcagaattttataatttgtgtTGAAATGTTGATTGCTGCAGCTGGCCATCTTTTTGCTTTTCCCTATAAAGAATATGCCGGTGCCAATATTGGTGCGAATCGTGGTTTTGCAGCAAGCTTTGCACATGCTTTGAACATCAGTGACTTTTACCATGATACAGTACACCAG TTTGCACCAACCTATCATGACTATGTGCTCTACAACCatggtgatggtgatgaagGAACAACAAAGTACAGAGCTCGCACTTTTGTTCCGACCGGCCCAGAAATGGATACAGTCAGAAGAAACAAAGCCAATCCCGGGAACAAGTCAGACGACGTAAATTCACCATCTTCAGTTGGTACTACTCAAAACTCTGGTGGGAACACGAAATTGGAAGCCTTAGGTTCCTCATCATTGCTCAGGAGCGAAGCGAATTCTGTTGATTTGCCTTATGAACTTTCCCTTATGGATGTAGACTTTTCTAATTATCCAAAAAAGGAAGAACCTGCTGCTAATCAAGCTGGAAAACGATGA
- the LOC121770915 gene encoding transmembrane protein 184B-like isoform X2: MGPIFYILIALPCTIGAITLALHHIYNHLLNYTEPTYQRYIVRIIFMVPVYALMSFLSLILNKQAIYFNSVREMRFIRRCKQGCLQFVILKPILVTVTFILYAKGKYQDGNFNPRQSFLYLTIIYTISYSVALYALALFYVACKDLLKPFNPVPKFIMIKSVVFLTYWQGVLVFLAAKSKLIKNTEEAAEFQNFIICVEMLIAAAGHLFAFPYKEYAGANIGANRGFAASFAHALNISDFYHDTVHQFAPTYHDYVLYNHGDGDEGTTKYRARTFVPTGPEMDTVRRNKANPGNKSDDVNSPSSVGTTQNSGGNTKLEALGSSSLLRSEANSVDLPYELSLMDVDFSNYPKKEEPAANQAGKR; this comes from the exons ATGGGGCCTATATTTTACATATTGATAGCATTGCCTTGTACAATAGGGGCAATAACACTAGCACTTCACCACATTTACAACCATTTACTGAATTATACTGAGCCAACATATCAGAGATACATTGTCCGCATTATCTTCATGGTTCCT GTATACGCTTTGATGTCTTTCTTGTCCTTGATCCTGAACAAACAAGCAATATACTTCAATTCAGTCAGAGAAAT GCGCTTTATACGAAGGTGCAAACAGGGGTGTTTGCAATTTGTGATCCTCAAACCCATCCTAGTCACAGTTACTTTTATACTATATGCAAAAGGGAAGTATCAAGACGGGAATTTCAACCCAAGGCAATCCTTTCTCTACCTCACCATAATCTACACAATATCATACTCTGTGGCACTGTATGCATTGGCCTTGTTTTATGTGGCCTGCAAAGATTTGCTGAAGCCTTTCAATCCAGTGCCAAAGTTCATCATGATCAAATCTGTCGTATTCCTTACATATTGGCAG GGTGTGTTGGTTTTTCTTGCTGCAAAATCCAAGTTAATTAAAAATACAGAGGAAGCTGCAGAATTTcagaattttataatttgtgtTGAAATGTTGATTGCTGCAGCTGGCCATCTTTTTGCTTTTCCCTATAAAGAATATGCCGGTGCCAATATTGGTGCGAATCGTGGTTTTGCAGCAAGCTTTGCACATGCTTTGAACATCAGTGACTTTTACCATGATACAGTACACCAG TTTGCACCAACCTATCATGACTATGTGCTCTACAACCatggtgatggtgatgaagGAACAACAAAGTACAGAGCTCGCACTTTTGTTCCGACCGGCCCAGAAATGGATACAGTCAGAAGAAACAAAGCCAATCCCGGGAACAAGTCAGACGACGTAAATTCACCATCTTCAGTTGGTACTACTCAAAACTCTGGTGGGAACACGAAATTGGAAGCCTTAGGTTCCTCATCATTGCTCAGGAGCGAAGCGAATTCTGTTGATTTGCCTTATGAACTTTCCCTTATGGATGTAGACTTTTCTAATTATCCAAAAAAGGAAGAACCTGCTGCTAATCAAGCTGGAAAACGATGA